One region of Paucibacter aquatile genomic DNA includes:
- a CDS encoding SctD/MshK family protein yields MSRPAQPHAQEPSFAALPALELRVLGGAQAGARADLRPGRALSLAAGPALHWPEAESADLLLQAREPALLRLQLEGPMCRAELLQGQALLGEQRLQAGDAFDWPAHCALQLGPDLVLAFGERTAAIWSLHPVNARAERMDDPLVLPELSADAGHAAPPAGPARRHELWLAAAGAGLALAGLAWAWQGRPAAPAPVRDPMPALQALISQLQREPEFAALQLSRDAQGQPVLSGRVAGQSQQAQLQQRLLALGLRPPLPSMQALQVDSQLAAAVEELLQMQGFQARANVFGLGQVRLEPAAPAASGALSGPSAEAWQQALAQLRSALPQLRSLELSTPPAPARADASAQAASDSRLPTLPSAGAEPGKRIVALVSQGLPHLITADGARYFVGAVLPSGHRLVAVQPQALLLEREGRTSRIDF; encoded by the coding sequence ATGAGCCGCCCCGCGCAGCCCCACGCCCAGGAACCCAGCTTCGCCGCCCTGCCGGCGCTGGAGCTGCGCGTGCTCGGCGGCGCGCAGGCGGGCGCGCGGGCCGATCTGCGGCCGGGCCGGGCCCTGAGTCTGGCGGCCGGCCCGGCCCTGCACTGGCCCGAGGCCGAATCGGCCGATCTGCTGCTGCAGGCGCGCGAGCCCGCCCTGCTGCGCCTGCAGCTCGAAGGCCCGATGTGCCGCGCCGAGCTGCTGCAAGGTCAGGCCTTGCTCGGTGAACAGCGTTTGCAGGCCGGCGACGCCTTCGACTGGCCGGCCCACTGCGCCCTGCAGCTGGGGCCGGATCTGGTGCTGGCTTTTGGCGAGCGCACCGCCGCCATCTGGTCGCTGCACCCGGTCAACGCACGGGCCGAAAGGATGGACGATCCCCTGGTCTTGCCGGAGCTGAGTGCCGATGCGGGCCACGCAGCGCCTCCCGCAGGCCCGGCGCGTCGCCACGAACTCTGGCTGGCCGCGGCCGGCGCCGGCCTGGCCCTGGCCGGCCTGGCCTGGGCCTGGCAGGGGCGGCCCGCCGCGCCCGCGCCGGTGCGCGACCCCATGCCCGCCTTGCAAGCCCTGATCAGCCAGCTGCAGCGTGAGCCCGAGTTCGCGGCCCTGCAGCTGAGCCGCGATGCCCAGGGCCAGCCGGTGTTGAGCGGCCGTGTGGCCGGCCAGAGCCAGCAGGCGCAGCTGCAACAGCGCCTGCTGGCTCTGGGCCTGCGGCCGCCCCTGCCCTCGATGCAGGCGCTGCAGGTCGACAGCCAGCTGGCCGCGGCCGTGGAGGAACTGCTGCAGATGCAAGGCTTCCAAGCTCGTGCAAACGTTTTCGGCCTCGGCCAGGTGCGGCTGGAGCCGGCCGCGCCCGCGGCCTCCGGCGCCCTGTCCGGCCCCTCGGCTGAAGCCTGGCAGCAGGCCCTGGCCCAGCTGCGCAGCGCCCTGCCCCAGCTGCGCAGCCTGGAGCTGAGCACACCGCCCGCCCCGGCGCGGGCCGACGCCAGCGCCCAAGCCGCCAGCGACAGCCGCCTGCCCACCCTGCCCTCGGCCGGTGCTGAGCCGGGCAAGCGCATCGTCGCCCTGGTCAGCCAGGGCCTGCCGCATCTGATCACCGCCGATGGTGCGCGTTACTTCGTCGGCGCCGTCCTGCCCAGCGGCCACCGCCTGGTGGCTGTGCAGCCCCAGGCCTTGTTGCTGGAGCGCGAAGGCCGCACCAGCCGCATCGACTTCTGA
- the sctC gene encoding type III secretion system outer membrane ring subunit SctC: protein MFSFFLPPLCASASAGRALLLGLLVLAGPAQAVPWPVGDRLVTISAREQGLDAFLEDLFAQVEAPVALSAGVRGQVNGRFSQMPAQQLLREIARAYKLLVFHDGNTTHIASAREAQQRSFSLNALAAQKLLRSAEELQLVDAQNSLRRSADGAIQARGHAAFIEMVAELARALDPAQAPAKPSVGREDFRVYYLRYAWAQDVNMAMAGRSLTVPGVASILRALVGAAPSGVNHSSSTSRERPSNQAGLRGQGLAAQSLQAGSGTLGLPPTGAGNAATKDRDADALKTALAPRSAAAEPSAESAGPGPRIEADPRLNAIIVRDQPEKLERYAALIQALDVEPQALEIEATVIDINTDRLRELGINWRWSGGGGSELLFGRGTASDLALRGDRDVTPSGRGGFVSAVLGNRNQFVARINALQGSGAAKVVSSPQVLTLSNVEAVFDHSSTFYVRVAGREQVDLFNITAGTSLRVMPHVFVDKERTRIKLLVQVEDGSVTPNQVDQIPVVERATIQTQALIGEGESLLIGGMVRDSSSSGQDKVPVLGDLPLLGSLFRSQSEKGSRVERMFLITPRLASAGRLAAAESALGRAAEPSPAPAASDSTLPPAGGSQP, encoded by the coding sequence ATGTTCTCCTTCTTCCTGCCCCCTCTCTGCGCCTCGGCTTCGGCTGGCCGCGCCCTGCTGCTGGGCCTGCTCGTGCTGGCCGGCCCGGCCCAGGCCGTGCCCTGGCCGGTGGGTGATCGCCTGGTGACCATCTCGGCCCGCGAGCAAGGCCTGGACGCCTTTCTTGAAGACCTGTTCGCCCAGGTGGAAGCGCCGGTGGCGCTGAGCGCCGGCGTGCGCGGCCAGGTCAACGGCCGCTTCAGCCAGATGCCGGCGCAGCAGCTGCTGCGCGAGATCGCGCGCGCCTACAAGCTGCTGGTTTTCCACGACGGCAACACCACCCACATTGCCAGCGCCCGCGAGGCGCAGCAGCGCAGCTTCAGCCTCAACGCCCTGGCCGCGCAGAAGCTGCTGCGCAGCGCCGAAGAGCTGCAGCTCGTCGACGCCCAGAACAGCCTGCGCCGCAGCGCCGATGGCGCCATCCAGGCGCGCGGCCATGCCGCTTTCATCGAGATGGTGGCCGAGCTGGCGCGCGCCCTGGACCCGGCCCAGGCCCCTGCCAAACCCAGCGTCGGACGCGAGGACTTCCGCGTCTACTACCTGCGCTACGCCTGGGCCCAGGATGTGAACATGGCCATGGCTGGCCGGAGCCTGACCGTGCCCGGCGTGGCCAGCATCCTGCGCGCCCTGGTCGGCGCGGCGCCCAGCGGCGTCAACCACAGCAGCAGCACCAGCCGCGAGCGGCCCAGCAACCAGGCAGGCCTGCGCGGCCAGGGCCTGGCGGCCCAAAGTCTGCAAGCCGGCAGCGGCACCCTGGGCCTGCCGCCCACGGGCGCTGGCAACGCCGCAACCAAGGACCGCGATGCCGATGCACTGAAGACCGCCTTGGCACCACGCAGCGCGGCGGCCGAGCCCAGTGCGGAAAGCGCCGGCCCCGGCCCGCGCATCGAGGCCGACCCACGCCTGAACGCCATCATCGTGCGCGACCAGCCCGAGAAGCTGGAGCGTTATGCCGCCCTGATCCAGGCCCTCGATGTGGAGCCGCAGGCGCTGGAGATCGAAGCCACCGTCATCGACATCAACACCGACCGCCTGCGCGAGCTGGGCATCAACTGGCGCTGGTCGGGCGGCGGCGGCAGCGAGCTGCTGTTCGGCCGCGGCACGGCCAGCGATCTGGCCCTGCGCGGCGACCGCGATGTCACGCCCAGCGGCCGGGGTGGCTTTGTCTCGGCCGTGCTGGGCAACCGCAACCAGTTCGTCGCCCGCATCAATGCCCTGCAGGGCAGCGGGGCGGCCAAGGTGGTGTCCAGCCCGCAGGTGCTGACCCTGTCCAATGTCGAGGCGGTGTTCGACCACAGCTCCACCTTTTACGTGCGGGTGGCCGGGCGCGAGCAGGTGGACCTGTTCAACATCACGGCCGGCACCTCGCTGCGGGTGATGCCGCATGTCTTCGTGGACAAGGAGCGCACCCGCATCAAGCTGCTGGTGCAGGTGGAGGACGGCAGCGTGACGCCCAACCAGGTGGACCAGATCCCCGTGGTCGAGCGCGCCACCATCCAGACGCAGGCCCTGATCGGCGAAGGCGAAAGCCTGCTGATCGGCGGCATGGTGCGCGACAGCAGTTCCAGCGGCCAGGACAAGGTGCCGGTGCTGGGCGATCTGCCCCTGCTGGGCTCGCTGTTCCGTAGCCAGAGCGAGAAAGGCTCGCGGGTCGAGCGCATGTTCCTGATCACGCCGCGCCTGGCCTCGGCCGGCCGCCTGGCTGCGGCCGAGAGCGCACTGGGCCGGGCCGCCGAGCCCAGCCCGGCGCCGGCCGCCAGCGACAGCACCCTGCCCCCCGCCGGAGGCAGCCAGCCATGA